The stretch of DNA CCGCTCACGCCGGTGATGTGTGCCTGCGGCGCGCTCATCCCAGTGCCCCCAACGCGTGGGAGAGCGCGTGCACGGCACCGTCGAGTGCGTCGTGGACGACGCCCACCCGGTGGGCGTGCCGGTCGAGGGCCTCGGCGGCGTCCTCGTGCAGCGTGGCCGTACGCCGCAGGCCACCTGCGCTGTGCCGGGTCGCGGCACGCATGGCGTCGGCTCCCAGCCCCTGCCAGGCGGCCTCGTCGGCGAGACGGACCAGGTGGTCGGCCAGGTCGTGGATCTCATCGGCCCGGCGGCGCAGGGCACGGGCGCGGCCCCGGATCGTTGCTGGTTCTGCGAACATCTCTCCTCCAAGCGGTCGGGCCGTCCCGACCGACACCTGCCCGCCCGGAGGGAGCGGAAACCTCAGCCCCGCACGGCTGTGGACAACCGGTTCAGCGCGCTGCCGATCTCGGCGGTGTCCCCGGCGAAGCTCATCCGCACGTACCGGTGGCCGGCCTCGGTGTCGAAGTCGATCCCGGGCGCCAGGGCGACGCCGTGGGTGTCCAGCAGCCACCTCGCCCAGCTCATCGTGTCGTCGGTCAGGTGGCTGACGTCGGCGTAGACGTAGAAGGCGCCGTCGGCCGGTGCCAGCCGGTCGATGCCGAGGCTGCGCAGCCCGTCGAGCAGCAGCGCCCGGTTGGTGGCGTACCGGGCCACGTGGCCGTCCAGCTCGGCGCAGGACTCGGGGGTGAACGCGGCGACGGCGGCACGCTGCGCCAAGGTGGGTGGGCAGATCGTGAAGTTTCCGGTCAGCACGTCGACGGCCCGGCGCAGCCGCCCGGGCACGAGCATCCAGCCGATCCGCCACCCCGTCATGGAGAAGTACTTGGAGAAGCTGGCGAAGACGACCGCCTCGCGGCTGGTCTCCCAGGCACTGCTGGTGCGGGCCGGTCCGTCGGCCGGGGCGCCGTACTCGATGCCGTGGTAGATCTCGTCCGAGATCAGCTGCACGCCGTGACGCTCGCACCAGGTAGCGATCGCCGCCAGCTCCTCGGGCCGCATGATCGTGCCGGTCGGGTTGGCCGGGCTGGCCACCACGACACCCTTGAGGTCGGGCACGCGCGTCAGCTGCTCCAGCGTCGGCTGGAACCTCGTCCGCTGCCCGCTCGGCAGCTCGACGACCTCGCAGCCGAGGGCGGTCAGCACGTTGCGGTAGCAGGGATAGTTGGGCCGCGCCATCGCGACCCGGTCGCCGGCGTCGAAGGCGGCCAGGAACGCCAGCAGGAAGCCACCGCTGGCACCGGTCGTCACCACCACGTCGTCGGGACCGACCTCGAGCCCGTGCGTACGCCGGTGATGTTCCGCGATGGCCTCGCGCAGCTCGAGGATGCCCGTGGCGGGGGTGTATCCGAGAGGATCGCCGCTCTGCAGCAGGCGCACGGCCTCGGCGGTGACCGGCCCCGGGGCGCCCGTCAGCGGCTGGCCGGCGAGCAGGCTGAGGACGTCGCCGCGCTCCCGTTGCCGGCGGGACGCCGCCTCGATCATGTCCATGACGTGGAACGGCGGGACGTTGGCGCGCCTGGCGACCTGGAGCTGGGCCTGGAGGTGGGCCTGGAGGTGGGCCTGGCGAGCCGCCGGCTGCGGGTCCGCGGCGGCCTGGGGAAGTCGGGCATCCATGGGCCCACGTTAAGGCGCTGGCTAGGCTGGGATCCCGCCGCCCGCGACAGCCCCCGTCCAACCGGCCTGCCGAAGCAAGGTGACATGAGCGTCCACGAGCTCGACCTGTTCCTGCTCGTGGGGTCTGCCGTGACGCTGTGCGCGATCTTGGCGGTACGGCTCACGTCGGTGGCCGGGCTGCCCTCGTTGCTGGTCTACCTCCTGATGGGAGTCGCGCTCGGCGACGCGGGGTTCGGCATCCACTTCAACGACGCCGAGCTGGCCCACTCGCTGGGCTTCGCGGCGCTCGCGCTGATCCTGGCCGAGGGCGGCGTCACCACCTCGTGGCGGGTGCTGCGGCCCTCGATGCGCCTGGGCATGTCGCTGGCGACGATCGGTGTCGCGGTCTCGGTCGGGGTGATGGCGGTCGGAGCGCACTACCTGCTCGGGCTCCCGTGGGAGCTCGCGGTGCTGCTCGGTGCCGTGACCTCGCCGACGGATGCGGCCGCCGTCTTCTCGGTGCTGCGGGTGGTGCCCCTGCCGAGGAGGCTGACGGGGGCGCTCGAGGCGGAGTCCGGGCTCAACGACGCGCCGACGGTCGTGCTGGTGACCCTCGTCTCCGCCGGCACGGTGCACGACCACGCGTGGTGGGTCGTGGTGCTCATCATCGCCGGCGAGCTCGTCCTGGGGCTGGTCGCAGGATGGCTGGTCGGGCTGGCAGGAGCCTGGATCCTGCGACGGGTGTCGCTGCCCTCCTCGGGCCTGTACTCACTCAGCGTGCTGGCGCTGTGCTTCCTCGCCGACGCCGGTGCCTCGACGCTGCACGGCAGCGGCTTCGCCGCCATCTACGTCGCCGCGTTGGTGCTGGGCAACGCCGAGCTCCCGCATCGCCAGGTCACCCGCGGCTTCGCCGAGGGCGTCGCCTGGCTGGCCCAGATCGGGCTGTTCGTGATGCTCGGGCTGCTGCTCTCGCCGGCCACCCTGGAGTGGTCGATCGTGGGCAAGGCGCTGGTCGCCGGCCTCCTGCTGACCTTCGTCGCTCGGCCGGTGGCGGTCCTGGTCGCGATGGTGGTCCAGCCGCTGGGGGTGCGTGAGGGAGCGTTCCTCTCCTGGGCCGGGTTGCGCGGTGCGGTGCCCGTGGTGCTCATGACCATCCCGCTCGCCGACGGCGTACCCGGGGCGGTGCACCTGTTCGACCTGGTCTTCGTCCTGGTGGTCGTCTACACGCTGATCACGGCTCCGACCCTGCCCCTGATCGCCCGTCTGCTCGGATTGGCGCAGCCGCACGATCCTCGTGCGTTCGAGCTGGAGGTGGCGGTGCTGGAGCGTATCGCCGCCGACCTGCTGCAGATCACCATCACGCCGCGCTCGCGGCTGCACGGTGTCGAGGTCGGCGAGCTGCGGTTGCCGCGCGGTGCCTCGGTGTCGATGGTGATCCGCGAGGGTGAGTCGATCGCGGCCGAGCAGCGCACGGTGCTCAAGCACGGTGACGACCTGCTCGTGGTCACGCCGCGACCGCTGCGGGAGCAGACCGAGCGGCGGCTGCGTCAGGTCTCCCGGCACGGCCGGCTGGCCGGCTGGGTCCGCTCGCTCTAGCTCCGGGTGACGCTCAGCTGAGCGTCGGGCTGCAGATCGTGGCGTTGGTCGCGGCGGTGATGGACTTGGGCCCGGTGCCCACGGCGCCGAACTTGTCCCCGACCACGACCACGACGCCCGGCTCCGCGACCGACTTGCGCACCACCTTGGCGCCGGGCAGCCAGGCGGCGACCAGCTTGACCGCGGGACTGGCGGGATCCTCGGTCCAGATCTGCACGCTGCCGACCTTGGTGCCGCTGGCCGCGTTGCCGGAGTGGCCCTCCGCGAACCCGCCGTCCTTCAGCGCCGTCATCGTGCGCCCGGCCAGGCCCTCGCGCTTGGACGCGTTCAGCACGCTGACCGTCACCTGCGCCGGGAAGACGTGGTCGCCGACGTTGACGCTGGCCGAGCTGCAGACCGGCGCGTCCGCCTTCTTCGGGAACGGCTTGGTGAGCAGGGCGAAGCCCCACCCGCCGATCACCACGACGAGGAGAGCGACCACGACGAGGGTCAGCAGGGTCCGGGCACCGGTCAGCACGCGCCGAATCCTAGGCGTTCGTGCCAGCCGCGGGGTCGCTCACCAGGGTGTGCACCCGGGCGTGCAGCACCAACCGCTGCTGCAGGGCGGCTCGCAGCGCCCGGTGGAGCCCGTCCTCGAGGTAGTACTCGCCGTGCCACTCCACGACGTGGGCGAACAGGTCGCCGTAGAACGTCGAGTCCTCGTCCAGCAGGGAGCCGAGCTGGAGCGTGTCCTTGGTGGTGACGAGCTCGTCGAGGCGCAGCTGGCGCGGCGGCAGGGCCGCCCAGTCCTTCGCCGTCAGACCGTGATCGGGATAGGGGCGGCTCGCTCCGACGCGCTTGAAGATCACCCGTCGACCCTAACCCGACCCGAGGACGCCCGGACGTCGCGAGGCGTCGTCAGCAGTCTGGAAAGACACATCAGGCCGGGTCCCGTGCGTAACGGGCCCGGCCTGGGCGTGTGTGGTGCTCGTCGGTCGAGCGCTGCTCAGGCCGACCAGCGCAGCGAGTCGTCGACCAGATCGGCGAAGGCGTAGGTGCCACGCAGATCCTCGCGCTCCTCCATCAGCTTGGCCAGCGCGCTGGCGTGACGGTTGCGGAGGTTGAACCGCTGTACGGTGACGCGGTCCAGCTCCTCGACCAGCTCGGTCGCGGTGGGGTTCTCCATCTCGGCCCTCCTGTCGTGAATGCGGGTTGGTGACTCCAAGCGTTCCCTACGAAAGTCGCCAGGAGGTTGTTGGAACGTTACAAGCAGGTGACCAAATAGTCCAAAGTCCTGTGACTTACTCGACTTAGACGTCTCGACGTCGCTGGTCGAGGCCGCCAGGGCCAGCGCCGAGAACGCTCAGAGCGTCGGCTCGGACCAGGCCAGCTGCACGACCTCGGTACCTCGGTCGCGGGTGACGAGCCGACCACGACCCGGAGGAGCCGGTACGGCGCGCACGTTGCCGATGAGCTGACCCTCCGACGGATCCCCGGAGAGCAGCAGCCCCGGCATGGCCAGGTCGCGCAGACTCTGGATGACCGGCTCGTACAGCGCCCGGGAGGCACCGCCCGCGCGGCGCGCCACCACCACGTGCAGGCCGGTGTCGCGGGCCTGGGCGAGCAGGGGTTGCAGTGCCTGCACCGGCGAGCCCTGCTGGGTCGCGACCAGGTCGTAGTCGTCGACGAGCACGAACACCTCGGCACCGGTCCACCACGATCGGTTGCGCAGCTGCTCGGGGGTGACGTCGGGACCCGGAAGCCGGCTCTCCAGGTAGCTGGCCAGATCCTTGAG from Nocardioides sp. BP30 encodes:
- a CDS encoding type II toxin-antitoxin system VapB family antitoxin is translated as MIFKRVGASRPYPDHGLTAKDWAALPPRQLRLDELVTTKDTLQLGSLLDEDSTFYGDLFAHVVEWHGEYYLEDGLHRALRAALQQRLVLHARVHTLVSDPAAGTNA
- a CDS encoding LytR C-terminal domain-containing protein, whose translation is MLTGARTLLTLVVVALLVVVIGGWGFALLTKPFPKKADAPVCSSASVNVGDHVFPAQVTVSVLNASKREGLAGRTMTALKDGGFAEGHSGNAASGTKVGSVQIWTEDPASPAVKLVAAWLPGAKVVRKSVAEPGVVVVVGDKFGAVGTGPKSITAATNATICSPTLS
- a CDS encoding potassium/proton antiporter; translation: MSVHELDLFLLVGSAVTLCAILAVRLTSVAGLPSLLVYLLMGVALGDAGFGIHFNDAELAHSLGFAALALILAEGGVTTSWRVLRPSMRLGMSLATIGVAVSVGVMAVGAHYLLGLPWELAVLLGAVTSPTDAAAVFSVLRVVPLPRRLTGALEAESGLNDAPTVVLVTLVSAGTVHDHAWWVVVLIIAGELVLGLVAGWLVGLAGAWILRRVSLPSSGLYSLSVLALCFLADAGASTLHGSGFAAIYVAALVLGNAELPHRQVTRGFAEGVAWLAQIGLFVMLGLLLSPATLEWSIVGKALVAGLLLTFVARPVAVLVAMVVQPLGVREGAFLSWAGLRGAVPVVLMTIPLADGVPGAVHLFDLVFVLVVVYTLITAPTLPLIARLLGLAQPHDPRAFELEVAVLERIAADLLQITITPRSRLHGVEVGELRLPRGASVSMVIREGESIAAEQRTVLKHGDDLLVVTPRPLREQTERRLRQVSRHGRLAGWVRSL
- a CDS encoding pyridoxal phosphate-dependent aminotransferase, with translation MDARLPQAAADPQPAARQAHLQAHLQAQLQVARRANVPPFHVMDMIEAASRRQRERGDVLSLLAGQPLTGAPGPVTAEAVRLLQSGDPLGYTPATGILELREAIAEHHRRTHGLEVGPDDVVVTTGASGGFLLAFLAAFDAGDRVAMARPNYPCYRNVLTALGCEVVELPSGQRTRFQPTLEQLTRVPDLKGVVVASPANPTGTIMRPEELAAIATWCERHGVQLISDEIYHGIEYGAPADGPARTSSAWETSREAVVFASFSKYFSMTGWRIGWMLVPGRLRRAVDVLTGNFTICPPTLAQRAAVAAFTPESCAELDGHVARYATNRALLLDGLRSLGIDRLAPADGAFYVYADVSHLTDDTMSWARWLLDTHGVALAPGIDFDTEAGHRYVRMSFAGDTAEIGSALNRLSTAVRG